AAAAAAAAGCCCCATGTTTCTCAACACGGGGCTTTTTCGCATAGAAATATCGTTTACCGGATATTCCCAATACAGCAGTGCTAATATTTTACTTTTACAGCACTATTCTTGAATATTAAGGTTATTATGTAGAGACTAAAACATGCTGAAATGTTGTACCCCCGCAAAAACTTCTTCTGAACACACAGATAATAAACACATTAATTTATACAGCTTGTAAAATTAAAGAACCGCGCATCCCTGCGCGGCTCTACATTTGCATACGAAATACAATGTGCGTATTCGTAAGGGGGCATTACAATTTGTACTAACTCGCTATTTTGCGTCTAAATCCCAATGAACCGCACCACCGGTAAAGGGGCTTTTAAAATCAATTTCAAGGCGTTTTGATGTTAATTTCTTTATCGTCCAAACAGTTTTAAACTCCGGTGCATTTTCATCAATCATTACTGTTTTATAAGTACTGTCAGAAAACTTCCATGTACCGTTATATCCGGTTGTAACCAACAAATAAGTTCCATTCTTTTTCATGGTAAGTTCCAGCCCTTCGGTACTATTATCGGGAGCACCGTTATGGGTTGCTTTCACCACTTCCCAAGTGCGGGCCAAGCTATCCGCCCAACTGGGTTTAGGGGTGTTATTACCTGCATTGTTGGCAGGGGTAGTGGTACCGCCGTCGTCTTTGCTGCAAGCGGCCAACACTAACAGTGTTGCTGCGATAAAAATGTTTTTACTGATTCTCATATGCTATAGTTTTAATTGTTTTGCTATGAGATGCTTACGACTGTATCGGAGTTGCGGCCATACCCCGCCTATTATACCATCAGCAGCACAACAACTACACAATGGCTTAACTCTTATATTTGTGAAATGGACAATGCAATGGACAGCAACAAATACAACATACACCTTGATGTAAAATTTGACCACCAAGAGCGGATAGATTTACCTGAGTTTATAAAAAACGAAGTAAATCACCATTGGTTTAACCAAACGCTTACCAAGGTAAACGATAGTGTTGTACGTGTGGGTGTATTTGAAGAGGGCGATTTCCATTGGCACAAACATGATAACGATGATGAATTCTTTTTTGTGCTGGAGGGTATGCTGGCCATTGACCTTGAAGACAAAACCATAGAGCTGCTCCCCTTGCAAGGCACTACTATAACCAAAGGGGTAATGCATCGTCCGCGTGCTATTGGCCCCAAAACAGTAGTTTTAATGGTTGAAACTGCTTCAATAGTACCAACAGGAGATTAAATATTTTGGCAACAGAGAAGGTTGTGTATTAAATTAAAAAACCCCGTTAGGGGTTTTTTAATTTATTTAGATTCGTGCATTACCAGCACATATTGTAAAATAAGATCTTGTTCTTTTGCATCCAGCACTTCGCTGCCTGCTTTTTTATTCACCTTATCAGACATTAAAGGCACCATAGTGCGCCATTCTTTTTCGCTTTCTTTTCTTGGGTCAATTAACTCATGGCAATTGCCGCAATTTTCTTCGTACAATTTTTTCCCATCGGTCAACTGAGCAAGGGTTACACCCGGAAACTTTGCTGCTCCCCTATCCGCATCGGCTTGGGTAGGAGCCAACATTTTAGCACTACAAGCCGATAAAATTGCCAAAAGGCTAAGTACAGTAATCTTTTTCATCCTTAACTGGTTTTTATCAAAAGTATTCACTTTTGGCTAACTATAGAAACAATATATACTTTCTTTTACCAAACCAGTAGTTATTACCGCCAAGTACCCATCTTACCCGCCTGAAAATCAGCGTATGCCTGCCGTATTTCTTGTTCGGTATTCATTACAAACGGGCCATAAGCAACAATAGGTTCATTAAACGGCTCGCCATACCCAAACAACAGCATACAATCGTCAGTAGCCATTACCTCTATACCTGTACCCTTGTTTGTAAACTCTATTAAATTATGGGTAGTAACCGTTTGTCCATTAACATCAAGCCTACCGCGCATCACGTAGAAAAATATATTATTACTCTCTTTCACATCTGCGGTAAACTTTCCGCCGGCCTTCATTTCAACACTTGCCATTGTTAAACCGGTTATTGAGTTTACAGGACCTTGAATACCGTTCCGCTCGCCCGAAATCAAGTTCACGGTTACTTTCCCCTCGTCTTCTACAATGTGTGGTATCTCGTCCTTTTGCAACCCCACATAATTTGGAGTAGTCATTTTTAACGACGACGGAAGATTAAGCCATAACTGCAAAACTTCAACCTCGCCACCGTTTTTCATAAACTCGTCTGATGAAACTTCTGAGTGTATCACGCCGCTGCCGGCCGTCATCCATTGTATCCCGCCTTCAGTAATTACACTTTTGTGCCCGCCTGAATCCCAATGGGTAATATCGCCCGTAATAATAAAAGTCAGCGTTTCAAACCCTCTGTGCGGGTGAGGCCCAAAGGGCAAACCGTGATTATTGGGTGAATATACCTGAGGCCCGTGGTGGTTAAGAAACAAAAACGGGTCGATGTGGTTTACCGAATGCGTAGGCATAGCACGGTAGGTAACCAAATCATCTATTGGGGCACTAATGGCAGTATGAATAGCTTTTATAACTCTCATGACAAAACTTGAAGATTATGTTTGTTGCAACAAATAACAAACAAAAACGGGGTTTGTTATACAATTAATCAAAGGTTTTTGAGCATACGCGGATTAAGGGGTAATTTTGTATCTTGTAAATATAGGCATGGGCAGGAAGTTAGTTTTATGGCTTATTGTTTTAACCCTTACCACTGGGGTAAAAGCAAATATTGACAGCCTGAAAAAGGTATTGGGTACCCCAATGCCTGATTCTTCGCTTACCAATACTTATTTATCGTTGGGCAAGGCGTACATGAACATTAGCCCCGATAGCGCATTAACCTATGTTTTGATGGCCTATGAAAATGCCAAAAAGGCCAACGACCTTGAGAAGCTGGCGAGCGCTGCAAACATTACAGGTGTTGTTTACTTAAACAAAGGCCAATACGACAAAGCTCTTTTGTACCATCTTGAGGCATCAAAATTGTTTGAAAAAACCGGTAACAAGCGCGGTGTATCGTTCAGTTACAACAACATTGGTTCTGTAAATTTTCACACGGGCAAATACGACGAGGCATTAACGTATTACAAAAAATCACTCGCTCTTAAACTTGAGCTTAATCTGGAAAAAGAGGTAAGCAGTACGTATGTGAACCTTGGCAATATTTTCATGAAAAAGAATGCTTACGATAGTTGTATTTACTACTATTTGCAGGCACTGGGGAACTCACGAAAAAACAAAGACTTGTACAACGAATCGGTATCGTTGATGAATTTGGGCGAGGTTTACTACGACACTAAGAACTACCCGATGGCTTTGAATTATTACCACGAAGCACTGGCAATAAATGAAGCTCGCAACGATTTGTACCATCAAGCCAATTGCTATTACGCAATGGGCAAAATATATACTGAAACAAAGTTGTACGGGCAGGCTGAAACAAACTTGAAAAAGGCATACAGCATAGCATCAAAGGGGGATATGAAACCCATGATGATGAACATTTTTTCATTCTTTTCAAAACTGTATGAGGCTACGGGTGATGCCCAGCAAGCATTGGCATACTACAAAAAATACCACGCCCTTAACGATACGCTTTTCAATATTGAAAAGGCAAACCGTATTGAGGAATTGAAAGCAGGCTATGAAAGCGAACTAAAAGACCAAAAAATTAAGGAGTTAAACCTTGATATGCTAATGGCCGAGCAAAGTGCTAAGCAAAACAAACTGTTTAGAAACCTGCTGATTGTTGCATTTCTTTTGGCCGGAGTTACCATTGGGGTTTTGTACCGAAACATCAGATTGAAGCAAAAAACCAACCGCTTGTTGCTTGAAAAAAACAAGCAAATTGAGGTGCATCAACAGGAAATTGAAGAGAAAAACCAAGCCCTTGCCCGCTATAACAAAGAGTTGATGACCGAAAACATCAGTGTGAAGTATGAGGTATTGAAAAGCAAAATAAACCCTCACTTCCTGTTCAACTCTTTAAGCACACTTTCAACACTAATCATCAAAGACCAACGAACAGCCATAGATTTTGTGGGACGGTTTTCTAAACTATACCGCAGCATACTAAAATCAGGCGATAACAAAGTGGTTTCGCTGGCAGAAGAACTGGAAATAGCCGGCCATTATTTGTACATGCAAAAAATGCGGTTTGGAACAAACTTATCTGTAGAGATTAATGTGCCCCAAACTATGATGCGTAACTGTGTTCCGCCTTTTACGCTGCAATTATTGATAGAGAATGCGATTAAACACAATATTATCTCAGAAGAAAACAGTTTATCTATTGAGATAAAATATGAAGCTGGAAATATTGTAATAAGTAATAACTTGCAGGTGAAACCCCTGAAAGAACCATCAACGGGTATAGGCTTACAAAACATTAC
The Bacteroidota bacterium DNA segment above includes these coding regions:
- a CDS encoding cupin domain-containing protein, producing MDNAMDSNKYNIHLDVKFDHQERIDLPEFIKNEVNHHWFNQTLTKVNDSVVRVGVFEEGDFHWHKHDNDDEFFFVLEGMLAIDLEDKTIELLPLQGTTITKGVMHRPRAIGPKTVVLMVETASIVPTGD
- a CDS encoding pirin family protein codes for the protein MRVIKAIHTAISAPIDDLVTYRAMPTHSVNHIDPFLFLNHHGPQVYSPNNHGLPFGPHPHRGFETLTFIITGDITHWDSGGHKSVITEGGIQWMTAGSGVIHSEVSSDEFMKNGGEVEVLQLWLNLPSSLKMTTPNYVGLQKDEIPHIVEDEGKVTVNLISGERNGIQGPVNSITGLTMASVEMKAGGKFTADVKESNNIFFYVMRGRLDVNGQTVTTHNLIEFTNKGTGIEVMATDDCMLLFGYGEPFNEPIVAYGPFVMNTEQEIRQAYADFQAGKMGTWR
- a CDS encoding tetratricopeptide repeat protein; this encodes MGRKLVLWLIVLTLTTGVKANIDSLKKVLGTPMPDSSLTNTYLSLGKAYMNISPDSALTYVLMAYENAKKANDLEKLASAANITGVVYLNKGQYDKALLYHLEASKLFEKTGNKRGVSFSYNNIGSVNFHTGKYDEALTYYKKSLALKLELNLEKEVSSTYVNLGNIFMKKNAYDSCIYYYLQALGNSRKNKDLYNESVSLMNLGEVYYDTKNYPMALNYYHEALAINEARNDLYHQANCYYAMGKIYTETKLYGQAETNLKKAYSIASKGDMKPMMMNIFSFFSKLYEATGDAQQALAYYKKYHALNDTLFNIEKANRIEELKAGYESELKDQKIKELNLDMLMAEQSAKQNKLFRNLLIVAFLLAGVTIGVLYRNIRLKQKTNRLLLEKNKQIEVHQQEIEEKNQALARYNKELMTENISVKYEVLKSKINPHFLFNSLSTLSTLIIKDQRTAIDFVGRFSKLYRSILKSGDNKVVSLAEELEIAGHYLYMQKMRFGTNLSVEINVPQTMMRNCVPPFTLQLLIENAIKHNIISEENSLSIEIKYEAGNIVISNNLQVKPLKEPSTGIGLQNITDRYRLLETQPPVFGVENGYYVARIPLLKPEFAA